From the genome of Toxoplasma gondii ME49 chromosome XII, whole genome shotgun sequence:
cgaaggaaTCGAAGCACGaggggaaaaggaagaacaagggagagaagaacaaggaagagaagagcaaggaagagaagaacaaggaagagaagaacaaggaagagaagagcaagggcgagaagaacgcgagggaTCAGAGCGAGGGGGGGGCAGGGGTGTCGGATGGAGAGGCCGAGCGAATGTCacgggagacgcaggaggTTCTGGAGAAGGATCTGGCCtttcacagagaaaaagagagggtgagaagaagaaaagctcGCAGCGAAATCCGCGTGGGATGGACGACTCGGCAGCAGCCGCCGAGCTGTCCCCTGGGGTCGACGGTACACAGCGTCGGCTTCCGCATtcttggagaagaaggggagtCGGGGCTCCACGGCGGGGTCATGTGGGGTGGCGGGGAGGTAGTCTACGGCGCgcgagcgaaagaaggagatgTGATTGGCTGCTTTATTCACCTGGAGGGGCGGCGGGCCGCTCTCTGtggaggtgagagagagagggagaagggaagagaaggagcatGCGCGAGTCCGAGTGAGAgacgcggcggcggcggcgacggcgacgacGTCTACGCAGTTCGGACGCTCGCCGACATGGACAGTCTCAGCCAAGGCTTCTTTCGATACGCGAAGGCGCCGCAGCCACCCAATACGTCTGCGGCCTTCTCTGCCGACGCCGCCGACATCTGGAGCTCAGGATCGTTTGTTCAGTTCTTTGTGAACGGGAAACCCCagggcgtctgcgtcttcaaCGGAGGCAGTGACTACCTGCTGCGACACGGCGAGTACTTCCCCGCGATCTCCCTCCTCAactggggtgtatgtacagccaACTTCGGCCCCTCCTTCCTGTTCCCGCCCCAGAAGGTCCAGCGTCCTTTCCTGCCTGCGTGCCTCCTGCCAGTCCCGCGCCTGCCGCCGCTGACAGTCGacgtcttccccttcctcgtctgcgaggacgcgctcttcctcgaccgACATGCGAAGCTCCTGCGCCCCAAGACCCTCGCGGACCTCTTCGAAGCCACCCTGGGGTGTCCGAATGTCCGGCGAGGCgcagacagagcagagaggaccAAGAAGCTCTGCGAGggagtggaggagacgcagggagaagaagagacagaggggagTGAGGCCCGGCTCAGCCGCGTCGTGCGCCGCCTTGCTGTCCCCGCCAAGCATCTTGCTCAACTGCATGCGGGCTGGAAGAGAAATCGTGAAGCAGAACGCCTCCTCGAGAGTCTCGGCCGCCACGCCACACTCCACCTTCTGCACTCCTGCGcactctttcttctgcatgcgcaccgCCTGAGTTGTGAAGACCGAAGACGCGAGGCAGAACGCGAATGCGAGAAACAGCGACGAAACAGCCAggaaggcaagaagaaggacctGCATgaggagggcgagaagacgaagagggaggagacagcgagcggggcgaggagacagagcgtaGAAGGAGAGTCGGGGACGGGTGGCAGGGAagccgaagagaaaacaccacagaaagaaaaagtaGAAACATGCGGAGAGGCCAAGCGCGAGCTCgaacggggagaagaaagaagagacaatgACGTTGCCGccttgtcctcttcttcaccacAGCGAGAGGGATCGCGACCGATTCAAGCGGAGGAACACCGTGTGAGGAACCCTCGAAaacgaaggcggagaagccgTCTCTGGTCTCGCTGGAGATTTGGAGGCGTCGAAAGCGGCGGAGACTCTTCCCAAGACTCCGAATTCGATACCTTCAGTTCTGAAGCGTCCAGCGTCTTCTCAGACGACTCCGCGGATGACCTCGAAGACGATGCACGGCTTCGCAATCCCCACACAAGTggcgcctcgtcttcttcggggGCTCTCCAGCAATCTTCGTCCCTGgcctcgcctgcctctcgctGCAGCTTATGCGAGCTTGCGGCGTCGCCAACGACCCCACAGATCTCGTTGGACGACCCCGGCGGGGCCTTgccttcgttcttccttccgcgcgcctcttcactgtctccgctgctcctcgccttcctggaacgcgaagaaagcggCTGGAGTCCAGTCGACGCCGCGCgacttctcgcctctgagaAGGTCCACCAGCTGCGTTTGAAGCGGCGCGCAGCTGTGGGGtcaggtgtctccgcggagacaccggcCGCGTCTTCCCCGCAGGCTCCACCGCCCGCCGTAgacaaggcagagaagcgcggcggGCCGATGAAGAGGGGGCGAGGGCTgcgaggcgagaagggaggcgcGCAAGGCGCAGGGGCGTTGCGGAAGCTGGAAGAGCAAAAGGCAGACCTCGCGCTGCGCCGCTTCTGGGGAGGCCGCGTGTATGCGGCTgatgagagagaaacgatTCAGGTGGGGAATGTTCCTCTGGAAGTCCCCGCGTTCTGGATCACAGGTGAAGCCCAAGAGGAGTTCACAAGCGGCGATGGCGGAGAGACAAATCCCGgtcaaagagagaaactcgagggCCTCGAGAACCCGCAGGCTGCGACCCGAGATGGACGATCGCCTGTAAGTGCTGGCCACGCTCCCGGCTACggtcgagacagaaaaaacgacggctctgcggtgtctgtaccCCGGAAGCGGCCAGCGGCCAAAGCGCAGCGGCCGCTCGCGGGGTCGGCGTCCGGCTCCGAGCTGGACTGTCTTGGCTTTTTGCAAAgttttctggagagacagccggaGCGCGGCGTCTGTGCgtggcgagaagaagacgaggaagcgcgGGCTCTTCGACAGGCAGATTGCATCATGCGGAAACTGGGACTGAGAGCCGTCGACATCCTCGAAGGCATCGGCGCGAAAactcaggtgtacgtacaccagTCCGGTCTCTGCCAGGCGCTGGTCAAGTGGAGGCAAATGGGAGCGAAGGCCCAGGGTTTTGACCCCGACGAAGTGAAGGAActcgcctcgcgcttctgGCTTCAGCAGCATGCCTGCCACTTGCCTCTGTAGGAACATCGCGCAAGGATGAGTTGTGTTTGTGCGTTTCAGTCGACACCGGGTCGTCCATGCTCGACGCTACGGAGGTGACTGTGTagacgaacagagacgcTGTGCCTCGGAAAATTCGCTTCTGGCATGTACACAAACCCCAGTGTCAAAATAGActcacagagagacaaaaggtTCTTCCGCGGTCTGAatctgctttctcctcgaggcagggggggggggggagacCGTAGGGAGAGGGCGGCAGCGggcgaacagagagagacagagaaaaaactttTCAGGTTGCGTGTCGGCGGACGCAAACGGCTAAAGAGCAGGTAGACCATTTGACaatcgcttcttttctgccgtAAGCTGTACTTAAGATCTGCCAACTTCAGTCCGACAACTGCTGCGCTTGTTCCTACATGGAAGGAAAGACACACCAGTGCGATGCTGGCTGCTGTCGCTGGCGACCTCCTACTCTACATTAGTTAAGAAAACGGATATTCTTCTTTTCGCATGAGCGACGCCAGGACGGCGTTCTCACTGTCGCTGCCTCATCTTGATCAGCCGTCAGTCTGCTTTTGTTGACGCTTCTGTCCTCTTGatgagtgcatgcactggcgCCGCTAAGGCATGCCGAGGCCGGAGACGCTTCTCAGgcgtcttcccctctccccgGTGTAATCGCGTCTTGGTCACTTCGAGCTGGGCGCTGCCGCGATGGCTCACGTTGTCTGGAGAACGGTCTCTAAGAACTTCCAAGAGCTCGctgtttccttgtctttaACCAGCGCCACGAGCTCGATGACCGGCCTTACGCATACGCattcaaatatatatatatatatatatatatatatatatatatatatatatatatgcttttTGATGCAACCATGCATGTAGACGCTGGCAAACACATATAGGCATATAGGTGGAGACATTTCGTAGCCATCACCGGATTCTGATGCACGCCGCTAGCTGCTTCCAGAAAACGGCTGCCGACGAGAGACCTCGGAGGCGTCGTCTGCCACACTCGTCGGCTGTCTCACGCCCATagcttttctttttcacggcaaatgcttctctgtcttgccgTCCGGATACCCCGTGACCAGCAACGCATTTGCGTCGCACTCGTTGCTCTTTTTCGCAGAGATTCACCGGTTTTCCCGCGGACCATTTGTGTCTAAACAGATGTAGGCAAATATGTGggtttgtatatatatatatatatatatgcacatatgaGAACGCATAAGTGTTCATGTGTACGTCTACGTAAGAATGAACGCATATCTGTAGGTCTCTGTACAGGACGCGTCAAGTCTGTGCCCCCCTGGGCTGGATCAAGgtggaggaaggagacgcgaatCTCAGTTGTGACAGAAGCGTCTGCGAAACGTCCAGACCTCCACTCGAATCCGTCGGCGAAAGAGTTCCGTCTTCCCCAACTCTGGAGCTCACATACGCATGCGTCACTGCTCCGCCAAACTTCCGGTCACCTGTTCAAGCTGCACTGACGTACAGGAGAGTGCGAGTGTTCTCATCCGCGCTGCTGCCATCCCTTTACACAGACGCAAGAGACATGCAGATCGAGATCCACaaaaacatgcatgcacatacataaataaatatacaAAGAAAGATACATACATCCTCTATACACGTCGAACCTAGCTGACATAAACAAACAtgagcatatatatatatatatatatatttctggGTATGCGTACGGACACGGAGACGGTGAGACTGTCTGGTCAGTGCAAGGCTGTCTTTCCGCGGAAGACATCGGCAGCAGGTTGAGTTAACCGCCGACGCGTCTCGCGCCCTCGCCGCGGGCGCCGCGTTCCCGTCTGCCTCCTGGGCGTGCCTGTTGCTTTTTTAGCGGCAATAAAAAAGAGGACGCGTGCGGCAGCAGGCTCCGCCCACCTGTCACCCCGCGTCTTGGCGCTTGTACAAAccgacgcagaagtctcgagtctgcatgcatcccaTCCCGAGAGCTCTTCCTTCACTCTAGCGCGCCCTCCGCCGCGGTTCATGACTGGccccctgtctctgtttttcgctcATTTGCCGCAATCGCCTCAACGCACCGCGGACACAgccgcggagaagacgagtcGTTTTCGCCATCTCCAGAGTCTCCAGAAACAGTCTGCGAAGCGGACGAGGGTGCGACAGCAAAGCAGTCGAACGACGCAGCTTCTTGCGCACCTTGTACCAACGGCGAACGCATCCAGCACCTGAACATCACAACAGCAACCGCGCCATTTCCAAACTCTCCagctgtatatatatatatataggcattTACGCACATATTTGTAGGCTTTTTTATGAAaaaatatatttatatgggtgtgtgtatatttatatcttTCTGTGTACGATAACGTTATTTGGGTTTGTGGGTGTCGGTGGATCGCTGAGTGATTGGAGACGTATCCCTCGTTTTATTTCGCGAAAACTACCAACGAGGGTGATGCCCCTGTGTTCGCCCTGAAACGGACGGGTGCCCGCGTCTTCCGACGCGTCTCAGATCTGACCGCAAATCCTGTGCTGCAGGTGCAGCGTGTCTCTATGCCTGGCCTGAAGCCTCTCGCTGATAAATCCTCTTGTGACAAGAAACattctctcctgtcgctctccCGGCTTCCCGCTGTCGCTCTGTGTCCTGGCCGAGCGTGTACCACTCGTCTCGGGACCCACGACGTTCCATTCGTTCATCCTGGGTCACCGGAGCGCCAGTGCATCTCTGCCGTTTTCTCGCTGGGCAGGGAAGAGTCCTCTGGACGCGCGCAACGTTCTTCGCACGTTCCTTTCTTTGACTGTCGACATTTTTCGTCGCTCGGCGTTTTTCGCTGTTAGCACTCGACAACCCCGTTGAAAGACATCGAGACGAACCTTGAGCACCGTCTCccagacgcgagaaacagtTCCAACATCACAGTTCCAGAGGCGCTTGCCTCAAAGGGGAGGACAGCAGCAGCTTGTTCGTGCTCGCGAgcttctccttgttcttctccgtcaTCTTCGCCGACTTGGCTCCGGCATTCATGTTGACAAAGTACCACCTCGACTTGCGAGAACTGCAGCATCCATCTGAGATCATCAACATCTGGAACAACACGAGGactttcgtcgctctctggaCTGCGTCGAGCCCCGCGCTCGTCCCCGCTCTGCTTGGCAGAGCCGGCCTTCTCCCATCCTGTCATTGGAAGCATCCGAGAAGTCGTCGCTTGGTCAGCAACCGTCTTTGCACCActtgcctcctctcctctgtagCCTTCTCTGGCCGCCTGCGACGcacgttctctgtctcctccgctttcttctcctgcggtgtctttcgtctcggttcctcgtttctccgcttgtcctttctctgaTTCTCTTTGTGGGGCTCTACGGCCGTCGCTTTCCGCGGCGTGTAacagcggcgaggaagaggagaagacgagcaggCGACGGTACAGCAGCGGATCCTGAACTCCAGCGAAACCAAGGTGGGCAAAACGAGACACGACGCACCGAAAAGCGACTGAAATCGAGCAAATTCAACGACCAGGGAAGCGGCAGCGAACAGACGCCGCACCCACCTCATTCCGGTCATCATTGCGTCCATGGCTAGTCGAGTGTGGATATGCTTTCTAGGCGCAATCCTCTGTACAGCGACCGTCTCGCT
Proteins encoded in this window:
- a CDS encoding hypothetical protein (encoded by transcript TGME49_277050); translated protein: METNGTDETTQTPPESASPLPKAAGEEEKLPRSSSPSLPSSVSSSSFPSALFPPSSLSVTSPPHAQQTSVPHAACESLVASRNDGFTRSSSCNPLPSSPPSPSSPLSPRSKTSAFQANCQPLSSSSRLFRHHPRRIASPACSLQQLLAAPPLPPLRLDLLPSSSSSSSSSSSSSSSSSSSSSSSLPRTLVLASSPLLCDPACQRSLWRNRFDVAAFPRLQGGFPDCARLDRRAAISTDVKPLGGTSRSHRGDRNSPADPCQQRRPSHASTKHMPSSPPPSSAPSASLSSSSSSSHEPAPSRSSSPAAPRNEKREKPGMSPEQEPPARKRARKANDRRHVGSAAEATTQNGGPASALDSSEEQTESPHATGAHKRLCSERTGEKIGLTASRKTRLLEDCLVDWLELQGGQPQGLELLDTWAAAAASSAAPVRILLPPPYQVSDRRPQYSVPSLASHLSSQRRLSFSPPVQADQAMCLPDGNSCGSPASTLHPRPHASSSPAACTQTSTVMPQSHGPSSSSFSSSPSSASACSSPVSSSSSSSSSSSSSSSSSSSSSSSSVMSDSSSSLAGSGFLPACRTSETDAETLLSLLRRQVHQRSVTAPSAVLKQQLQEEEADLCLSPPLPLLHRQLFRSLDPNISSFASRGIPVMSSGAGGPSSATSGIPPLFFDARLKRKLLRCTRRSFLAPGACRLSTSSADNKWKIYRNFLFIKSRLSGIATGEVPLDPDGVAAERGVSSVSAGVDSSHTNKRMGAVQDVPSVCQAPSRSEKNGEVQNHAPATAAPSASAADSGAASTLPLLQSAAKRVRLSQKYRQASVRLSGDGRSASIGWGCGTVLATHGCGGGSFFFEVKIDRLGLVPTNSRKRDRPDNAASCWKLRKAAPQERVRPSKVDPSTGDTADEAKESKHEGKRKNKGEKNKEEKSKEEKNKEEKNKEEKSKGEKNARDQSEGGAGVSDGEAERMSRETQEVLEKDLAFHREKERVRRRKARSEIRVGWTTRQQPPSCPLGSTVHSVGFRILGEEGESGLHGGVMWGGGEVVYGARAKEGDVIGCFIHLEGRRAALCGGEREREKGREGACASPSERRGGGGDGDDVYAVRTLADMDSLSQGFFRYAKAPQPPNTSAAFSADAADIWSSGSFVQFFVNGKPQGVCVFNGGSDYLLRHGEYFPAISLLNWGVCTANFGPSFLFPPQKVQRPFLPACLLPVPRLPPLTVDVFPFLVCEDALFLDRHAKLLRPKTLADLFEATLGCPNVRRGADRAERTKKLCEGVEETQGEEETEGSEARLSRVVRRLAVPAKHLAQLHAGWKRNREAERLLESLGRHATLHLLHSCALFLLHAHRLSCEDRRREAERECEKQRRNSQEGKKKDLHEEGEKTKREETASGARRQSVEGESGTGGREAEEKTPQKEKVETCGEAKRELERGEERRDNDVAALSSSSPQREGSRPIQAEEHRVRNPRKRRRRSRLWSRWRFGGVESGGDSSQDSEFDTFSSEASSVFSDDSADDLEDDARLRNPHTSGASSSSGALQQSSSLASPASRCSLCELAASPTTPQISLDDPGGALPSFFLPRASSLSPLLLAFLEREESGWSPVDAARLLASEKVHQLRLKRRAAVGSGVSAETPAASSPQAPPPAVDKAEKRGGPMKRGRGLRGEKGGAQGAGALRKLEEQKADLALRRFWGGRVYAADERETIQVGNVPLEVPAFWITGEAQEEFTSGDGGETNPGQREKLEGLENPQAATRDGRSPVSAGHAPGYGRDRKNDGSAVSVPRKRPAAKAQRPLAGSASGSELDCLGFLQSFLERQPERGVCAWREEDEEARALRQADCIMRKLGLRAVDILEGIGAKTQVYVHQSGLCQALVKWRQMGAKAQGFDPDEVKELASRFWLQQHACHLPL